The following are encoded together in the Candidatus Binataceae bacterium genome:
- a CDS encoding LLM class flavin-dependent oxidoreductase: MDFGCVFFASPDAYKDAAAAERLGFSHGWLYDSQMLGSDVYAALALCAVNTRRLIIGPGVTNPLSRIAPVTACAIATINAFAPGRVVLGIGTGNTARRTLGMPAARVDQMREHIEICRGLLKGETVPYHEGERHRMIKFLNPGGGYINIRKKVPIYVAASGTRSLEMAGEIADGVILFGAVGPSLINFVMDSVHAGAERAGRRLSSIYTLCMTAFHLTRPGQKVESSEVRRAVGPFVASSSNIFALAATDKNALPPDLRDDIARFAAAYKVENEPAETRHLKLYAGYLRGFRKEHEALVTERMIRATTLTGTSEEIIDSIHAMKKAGIRQVAIQPVVDNQTTLRTFSREIIKRMR, from the coding sequence ATGGATTTCGGATGTGTCTTCTTCGCGAGCCCTGACGCCTACAAAGACGCCGCCGCGGCCGAGCGGCTCGGCTTCTCGCACGGATGGCTTTACGATTCGCAGATGCTCGGCAGCGACGTTTACGCCGCGCTGGCACTTTGCGCGGTCAATACGCGCCGGCTCATCATCGGACCTGGCGTGACCAATCCGCTCTCGCGGATCGCGCCCGTCACCGCCTGCGCGATCGCGACGATCAACGCCTTCGCGCCCGGCCGCGTCGTGCTCGGCATCGGCACCGGCAACACCGCCCGGCGCACGCTCGGGATGCCCGCCGCGCGGGTCGACCAGATGCGCGAGCACATCGAGATCTGCCGCGGCCTGCTCAAGGGCGAGACCGTCCCCTATCACGAAGGCGAGCGTCATCGGATGATCAAGTTTCTCAATCCCGGGGGCGGCTATATCAACATCCGCAAGAAGGTGCCGATCTATGTCGCCGCGAGCGGCACCCGCAGCCTCGAGATGGCGGGCGAGATCGCCGACGGCGTGATCCTCTTCGGGGCGGTCGGGCCCAGCCTCATCAACTTCGTGATGGACAGCGTGCACGCCGGCGCCGAGCGCGCAGGCCGCAGACTCTCGAGCATCTATACGCTCTGCATGACCGCCTTTCATCTGACGCGCCCGGGCCAGAAGGTCGAATCGAGCGAGGTGCGGCGCGCGGTCGGACCGTTCGTCGCCTCCTCGTCGAACATCTTTGCGCTGGCCGCGACCGACAAGAATGCGCTGCCGCCCGACCTGCGCGACGACATCGCGAGGTTCGCCGCCGCCTACAAAGTCGAGAACGAACCGGCGGAGACCCGCCATTTGAAGCTCTACGCGGGTTATCTCCGCGGTTTTCGCAAGGAGCACGAGGCGCTGGTGACCGAGCGGATGATTCGCGCTACCACGCTCACCGGCACGAGCGAGGAGATCATCGATTCGATTCACGCGATGAAGAAGGCGGGCATCCGCCAGGTCGCAATCCAGCCGGTCGTGGACAATCAAACCACGCTGCGGACGTTTTCGCGCGAGATCATCAAGCGGATGCGCTAG
- a CDS encoding LLM class flavin-dependent oxidoreductase: MKFGVMYDFRNPKQWRRPYPELYTTMLDQAAMLDELGYDNVWLTEHHFVDDGYNPAVLPTAAAIAARTRKIRIGTFVLLLPFHNPVRVAEDSVCVDILSNGRFDLGIGQGYRAEEFAAFKLPRPERSARLAEGVELIRRLWTEEQVTFEGKFNRVEAMALYPKPVQQPHPPIWIGARTDKAARRAARLGHHLLATIGPDPAIPYRDELKLLGRDPAKFSIAQLRVVYVAESADRAWRDIQDHLHYMMGEYAQWLGEANDVTGDKAVWELKRPEDLRTSPYAEHMMVGTPDECIAKFKAFSRQYACTHFIMATPLPGLDPAKARRSLELFASDVRPHLAGL, from the coding sequence ATGAAGTTCGGCGTGATGTACGATTTTCGCAATCCGAAACAATGGCGGCGTCCATACCCGGAGCTATACACCACGATGCTCGACCAGGCCGCGATGCTCGACGAACTCGGCTACGACAACGTGTGGCTGACCGAGCATCATTTCGTCGATGACGGCTACAATCCGGCCGTGCTGCCGACCGCGGCGGCGATCGCCGCGCGCACCAGGAAGATTCGCATCGGCACGTTCGTGCTGCTGCTGCCGTTCCATAACCCGGTGCGCGTCGCCGAGGACTCGGTCTGCGTTGATATCCTCTCCAACGGGCGCTTCGACCTCGGGATCGGCCAGGGCTACCGCGCCGAAGAGTTCGCGGCTTTCAAACTGCCGCGTCCGGAGCGCTCGGCGCGCCTGGCCGAGGGCGTCGAGCTGATCCGGCGGCTCTGGACCGAGGAGCAGGTCACCTTCGAGGGCAAGTTCAACCGGGTCGAAGCGATGGCGCTCTATCCGAAGCCCGTGCAGCAGCCCCATCCGCCGATCTGGATCGGCGCGCGGACCGACAAGGCCGCGCGGCGCGCCGCCCGCCTGGGGCACCATCTGCTGGCCACTATCGGGCCCGATCCCGCAATTCCGTATCGCGACGAATTGAAGCTGCTCGGGCGCGACCCGGCGAAATTTTCGATCGCGCAGTTGCGGGTCGTGTACGTCGCCGAATCGGCCGACCGCGCCTGGCGCGACATCCAGGACCATCTGCACTACATGATGGGCGAGTATGCGCAGTGGCTCGGCGAAGCCAACGACGTCACCGGCGACAAGGCGGTGTGGGAATTGAAACGCCCCGAAGACCTGCGCACGTCGCCGTATGCCGAGCACATGATGGTCGGCACGCCGGATGAGTGCATCGCGAAGTTCAAGGCCTTCAGCCGCCAGTACGCCTGCACGCATTTCATCATGGCGACGCCGCTCCCCGGGCTCGATCCGGCCAAGGCCCGCCGTTCGCTGGAGCTGTTCGCGAGCGACGTCCGGCCGCACCTGGCGGGACTCTGA